A genomic window from Gossypium hirsutum isolate 1008001.06 chromosome D10, Gossypium_hirsutum_v2.1, whole genome shotgun sequence includes:
- the LOC107915962 gene encoding annexin-like protein RJ4 produces MATVSAPKQVSVKEDAEALRKACQGWGTDEKAIIAVLGRRNAAQRRQIRHVYEEIYQEDLIKRLESELSGHFEKAVYRWILDPPDRDAVLANVELKKSGNKHHVIVEISCTKNPEELLAIRRAYHARYKRSLEEEVAYHTKGETRRLLVALVSAFRYYGEEINTTLAKSEAKKLHEAIKDKKFGNEDVIRILSTRSIAQLQATFNCYREQEGTSITKNLPKDSSDEYIAMLRMAVRCLKDPKKYFEKVLRRSIEGIGTDEDALTRVIVTRAEKDLKEIKELYHKRNNVPLDNAVDKETSGDYKDMLLTLLGNEV; encoded by the exons atggcCACCGTTTCTGCTCCTAAACAGGTTTCAGTTAAGGAAGATGCGGAAGCTCTTCGGAAGGCTTGCCAAG GATGGGGCACAGATGAGAAGGCAATAATTGCAGTGTTGGGTCGTAGAAACGCAGCTCAAAGAAGGCAAATCAGGCATGTTTATGAAGAGATTTACCAGGAAGATCTCATCAAGCGTCTCGAATCAGAGCTTTCTGGTCACTTTGAG AAAGCAGTGTATCGTTGGATATTGGATCCACCAGATCGGGATGCAGTGTTAGCTAATGTGGAGTTAAAGAAATCAGGCAATAAACACCATGTGATCGTTGAAATTTCGTGCACCAAAAACCCCGAGGAGCTGTTGGCTATAAGAAGAGCCTATCACGCTCGATACAAGCGTTCCCTCGAGGAAGAAGTTGCCTATCATACCAAGGGGGAAACCCGAAGG CTCTTAGTTGCGTTGGTGAGTGCATTTAGATACTATGGGGAAGAAATAAATACCACACTAGCAAAATCCGAAGCCAAAAAACTCCATGAAGCTATCAAAGACAAGAAATTCGGCAATGAGGATGTTATTAGGATCCTTAGTACAAGGAGCATAGCGCAACTCCAGGCCACTTTCAATTGTTACAGAGAACAAGAAGGCACTTCCATTACCAAG AACTTGCCAAAGGACTCGAGTGACGAATACATAGCCATGCTACGTATGGCAGTTCGATGCCTCAAGGACCCGAAAAAGTACTTCGAAAAG GTTTTGCGCAGATCGATCGAGGGGATCGGAACCGATGAGGACGCTCTTACGAGAGTGATTGTTACGAGGGCGGAAAAGGACCTGAAAGAAATCAAAGAGCTTTATCATAAAAGAAACAACGTGCCTCTTGATAACGCTGTTGATAAAGAGACCTCAGGGGATTACAAGGACATGCTTCTTACTCTGTTGGGGAATGAAGTTTGA
- the LOC107916313 gene encoding annexin-like protein RJ4, protein MATLIAPEHTSAVEDAEKLQKACKGWGTDEKAIISVLGHRNAVQRKQIRLAYEDLYQEDLIKRLESELSGDFEKAVYRWILDPADRDAVLANVAIKKLSPDHHVIVEISCTRSPEELLAVRRAYQARYKHSLEEDVAAHTKGDTRKLLVALVSAFRYDGEEINTRVANSEAKILHEAVKDKEFNHEEIIRILSTRSKMQLMATFNRYRDDHGTTITKNLEGDSGDEFLKTLRPTIRCLNDPKKYFEKVLRNSIRRVGTDEDALTRVIVTRAEKDLKDVKELYYKRNSVPLDQAVAKDTTGDYKALLLTLLGKED, encoded by the exons GATGGGGGACAGATGAGAAGGCAATAATTTCAGTGTTGGGTCACAGAAATGCAGTTCAAAGGAAGCAAATCAGGCTTGCTTATGAAGACCTTTACCAGGAAGATCTCATCAAGCGTCTTGAATCAGAGCTTTCTGGTGATTTCGAG AAAGCAGTGTATCGTTGGATATTGGATCCAGCAGACCGAGATGCCGTGTTAGCTAATGTTGCCATAAAGAAATTAAGCCCTGATCACCATGTGATCGTTGAAATTTCATGCACCAGATCCCCTGAAGAGCTCTTGGCTGTGAGGAGAGCTTATCAGGCTCGATACAAGCATTCCCTGGAAGAAGATGTGGCTGCTCATACCAAGGGAGACACTCGAAAG CTCTTGGTTGCCTTAGTGAGTGCATTTAGATACGATGGGGAAGAAATAAATACGAGAGTAGCAAATTCTGAAGCCAAAATTCTCCATGAAGCTGTCAAAGACAAGGAATTCAACCATGAAGAAATTATCAGGATCTTGAGTACAAGGAGCAAGATGCAACTCATGGCGACTTTCAATCGTTACAGAGATGATCATGGCACTACCATTACCAAG AACTTGGAAGGTGATTCAGGTGACGAATTCCTCAAGACACTGCGTCCGACGATTCGATGCCTTAATGACCCGAAAAAGTATTTCGAAAAG GTTTTGCGCAATTCGATCCGGAGGGTCGGAACCGATGAGGATGCACTTACCAGAGTAATTGTTACAAGAGCTGAAAAGGACCTGAAAGATGTCAAAGAGCTTTATTACAAGAGAAACAGTGTGCCTCTTGATCAAGCTGTTGCTAAGGACACCACAGGGGATTACAAGGCATTGCTTCTTACTCTgttgggaaaagaagattga
- the LOC107916313 gene encoding annexin-like protein RJ4 isoform X1: MATIDVPEQVSVLADAEALRKACKGWGTDEKAIISVLGHRNAVQRKQIRLAYEDLYQEDLIKRLESELSGDFEKAVYRWILDPADRDAVLANVAIKKLSPDHHVIVEISCTRSPEELLAVRRAYQARYKHSLEEDVAAHTKGDTRKLLVALVSAFRYDGEEINTRVANSEAKILHEAVKDKEFNHEEIIRILSTRSKMQLMATFNRYRDDHGTTITKNLEGDSGDEFLKTLRPTIRCLNDPKKYFEKVLRNSIRRVGTDEDALTRVIVTRAEKDLKDVKELYYKRNSVPLDQAVAKDTTGDYKALLLTLLGKED, translated from the exons ATGGCCACCATTGATGTTCCTGAGCAGGTTTCGGTTCTTGCAGATGCAGAAGCTCTTAGAAAGGCTTGTAAAG GATGGGGGACAGATGAGAAGGCAATAATTTCAGTGTTGGGTCACAGAAATGCAGTTCAAAGGAAGCAAATCAGGCTTGCTTATGAAGACCTTTACCAGGAAGATCTCATCAAGCGTCTTGAATCAGAGCTTTCTGGTGATTTCGAG AAAGCAGTGTATCGTTGGATATTGGATCCAGCAGACCGAGATGCCGTGTTAGCTAATGTTGCCATAAAGAAATTAAGCCCTGATCACCATGTGATCGTTGAAATTTCATGCACCAGATCCCCTGAAGAGCTCTTGGCTGTGAGGAGAGCTTATCAGGCTCGATACAAGCATTCCCTGGAAGAAGATGTGGCTGCTCATACCAAGGGAGACACTCGAAAG CTCTTGGTTGCCTTAGTGAGTGCATTTAGATACGATGGGGAAGAAATAAATACGAGAGTAGCAAATTCTGAAGCCAAAATTCTCCATGAAGCTGTCAAAGACAAGGAATTCAACCATGAAGAAATTATCAGGATCTTGAGTACAAGGAGCAAGATGCAACTCATGGCGACTTTCAATCGTTACAGAGATGATCATGGCACTACCATTACCAAG AACTTGGAAGGTGATTCAGGTGACGAATTCCTCAAGACACTGCGTCCGACGATTCGATGCCTTAATGACCCGAAAAAGTATTTCGAAAAG GTTTTGCGCAATTCGATCCGGAGGGTCGGAACCGATGAGGATGCACTTACCAGAGTAATTGTTACAAGAGCTGAAAAGGACCTGAAAGATGTCAAAGAGCTTTATTACAAGAGAAACAGTGTGCCTCTTGATCAAGCTGTTGCTAAGGACACCACAGGGGATTACAAGGCATTGCTTCTTACTCTgttgggaaaagaagattga